In Spiroplasma sp. SV19, one DNA window encodes the following:
- a CDS encoding type II CAAX endopeptidase family protein has product MNNNENTYNNFKRPWYELKPTLVDRASPFDFKLVNVRNTGYIFIGTAIFAPFFISILISYLFAHNQYSLVGMNFVSWIIVAVGSYFVINGAQSQIMRSGAIVFYYFYFIPNIVGLLIGIIANLFQPSASALTTINLLTSLIAAVVTLLISYKTSPFIFKKIKLTFKQDYQRLLLVSLVAIIVVFLFNFGFGWLQSLITSSSSKNQDSLIKGLDKWWNVVILVIYTVFVAPIIEELACRHGIFSLRGNKWIGFVASTIFFAGMHVSSTGDWEHIIGYLGAALALGMLFIIVNGNVTYNIIAHGGLNLISTILILTLPDLLIK; this is encoded by the coding sequence ATGAATAATAATGAAAATACTTATAATAATTTTAAAAGACCATGATATGAATTAAAACCAACATTAGTTGATCGTGCTTCGCCATTTGATTTTAAGTTGGTTAATGTTCGTAATACTGGTTATATTTTTATAGGAACAGCAATCTTTGCTCCGTTTTTTATTAGTATTTTAATTTCATATTTATTTGCGCATAATCAATATTCTTTAGTTGGAATGAATTTTGTTAGTTGAATTATTGTCGCTGTTGGTTCTTATTTTGTTATTAATGGTGCGCAAAGTCAAATTATGCGTTCTGGCGCAATTGTGTTTTATTATTTTTATTTTATTCCGAATATTGTTGGTTTACTAATTGGTATCATTGCCAATCTATTTCAACCATCGGCTTCTGCTTTAACAACAATTAATTTATTAACAAGTTTAATTGCTGCTGTAGTAACGCTTTTAATTAGTTATAAAACTTCGCCGTTTATTTTTAAGAAAATTAAATTGACTTTTAAACAAGATTATCAACGATTACTACTAGTTAGTTTAGTTGCAATTATTGTGGTTTTTCTTTTTAATTTTGGTTTTGGTTGATTACAATCATTAATAACCTCAAGTTCATCAAAAAATCAAGATAGTTTAATTAAGGGTCTTGATAAGTGATGAAATGTTGTGATTTTGGTGATTTATACTGTTTTTGTTGCGCCAATTATTGAAGAGTTAGCTTGTCGTCATGGTATATTTAGTTTAAGGGGAAATAAATGAATTGGTTTTGTTGCTTCAACAATTTTCTTTGCTGGAATGCATGTTAGTTCAACTGGTGATTGAGAACATATTATTGGTTATTTGGGTGCAGCACTAGCGTTAGGAATGTTGTTTATTATTGTTAATGGGAATGTCACTTATAATATTATTGCCCATGGTGGTTTAAATCTTATTAGTACCATTTTAATTCTTACTTTGCCAGATTTATTAATTAAGTAA
- a CDS encoding site-specific DNA-methyltransferase — MTDVNHKTLLGELYLGDSKDLIKNIPDNSVDLILTDPPYFYESINNKKKYESKSKVNAVFNKLNDDLNLIQANKNIDIDFYLNEFKRISKKQLFLIWMNKEQIFYYIKWVKENGYYFDFYIWEKLNPLPSNNFIYQDKEFCIVIYKYDWNMRVPNYLTEYENKKTFFHSPIGQESNGHPTPKPIKDIEFLIRKFSEKGDIVFDPFMGSGTTAVACENLGRKWLGIEIIPKYFEIAKNRTTNIQQRLFE, encoded by the coding sequence ATGACGGATGTTAATCATAAAACTTTGTTAGGCGAATTATATTTAGGTGATTCAAAAGACTTAATTAAAAATATACCTGATAATTCAGTAGATTTAATTTTAACCGATCCTCCATATTTTTATGAAAGTATTAATAATAAGAAAAAATATGAATCAAAATCAAAAGTAAATGCCGTATTTAATAAATTAAATGATGATTTAAATTTAATACAAGCAAATAAAAATATTGATATTGATTTTTACTTAAATGAATTTAAAAGAATTTCAAAAAAACAACTATTTTTAATTTGAATGAATAAAGAACAAATATTTTATTATATAAAATGAGTAAAAGAAAATGGATATTATTTTGATTTTTATATTTGAGAAAAATTAAATCCGTTACCATCTAATAATTTTATTTATCAGGATAAAGAATTTTGTATTGTTATTTATAAATATGATTGAAATATGCGTGTTCCTAATTATTTAACTGAATATGAAAACAAGAAAACATTTTTTCATAGTCCAATCGGCCAAGAATCAAATGGACATCCTACGCCAAAGCCTATTAAGGATATAGAATTTTTAATTCGTAAATTTTCAGAGAAAGGTGATATTGTATTTGATCCATTTATGGGGAGCGGTACTACTGCAGTTGCTTGTGAAAATTTAGGCCGTAAGTGATTAGGAATTGAAATTATTCCTAAATATTTTGAAATTGCAAAAAATAGAACCACAAACATACAACAAAGATTATTTGAATAG
- the gmk gene encoding guanylate kinase, with protein sequence MQKTGFLIIFSGPSGVGKGTICQELFKYEELNLAYSVSMTTREKRPDEIDGVNYFFVDRLTFENAIKNDELLEYAEFVGNYYGTPKSYCIKQIENGKNVLLEIEVQGATQVLEKITDAVSIFLIPPSLEELEKRIRGRKSEPESVLQARLAKAADELPLQSNYNYVVVNNTVDQAVAEIKTILEQEIANRL encoded by the coding sequence GTGCAAAAAACAGGGTTTTTAATTATCTTCTCTGGCCCATCAGGAGTTGGGAAAGGAACAATTTGCCAGGAGCTTTTTAAATATGAAGAATTAAATTTAGCCTATTCAGTTTCAATGACAACAAGGGAAAAGAGGCCTGATGAAATTGATGGAGTAAATTATTTCTTTGTTGATCGGTTGACCTTTGAAAATGCAATTAAAAATGATGAATTGTTAGAGTATGCAGAATTTGTTGGGAATTATTATGGAACACCAAAATCATATTGTATTAAGCAAATTGAGAATGGAAAGAATGTTTTATTAGAAATTGAAGTCCAGGGAGCAACACAAGTGTTAGAAAAAATAACTGATGCTGTCTCAATCTTTTTAATTCCGCCAAGTTTAGAAGAATTAGAGAAACGAATTCGTGGACGGAAAAGTGAACCCGAATCCGTTCTTCAGGCCCGGTTAGCAAAAGCAGCTGATGAACTTCCGCTACAAAGTAATTATAATTATGTTGTTGTGAATAATACCGTTGATCAAGCAGTGGCAGAAATTAAAACAATTTTAGAGCAAGAAATTGCTAATCGTTTATAA
- the def gene encoding peptide deformylase → MLQNEIPNKNWLVFDDTPSIRQSSSDVSFPLSPENELVMQKLIDFVRYSQDPQKNDKQVIRPAVGLAAPQIGHNIKMYYIRIEDTDNETGVKKVIEHAMINPTIIGKSAQLACIEEGEGCLSVDGDKEGLVPRSFRIIIDGYDYLKQQQVTLTVRSYEAIVFQHEQEHLEGKLYYDLINKKNPWLKNSAWIIL, encoded by the coding sequence GTGTTGCAGAATGAAATTCCAAATAAGAACTGGTTAGTATTTGATGATACACCATCAATTCGACAATCATCAAGTGATGTTTCTTTTCCATTATCGCCTGAAAATGAACTTGTTATGCAAAAACTAATTGATTTTGTTCGATACTCACAAGACCCACAAAAAAATGACAAACAAGTAATTAGACCAGCCGTTGGTCTTGCTGCTCCACAAATTGGGCATAATATTAAGATGTATTATATTAGAATTGAAGATACTGATAATGAAACTGGAGTCAAAAAAGTAATTGAACATGCAATGATTAATCCAACAATTATTGGTAAAAGTGCACAATTAGCTTGTATTGAAGAAGGTGAAGGTTGTTTAAGTGTTGATGGCGATAAAGAAGGTTTAGTTCCGCGTAGTTTTCGAATTATCATTGATGGATATGACTATTTAAAACAACAGCAAGTAACACTTACCGTTCGGAGCTATGAAGCAATTGTTTTTCAACATGAACAAGAACATTTAGAAGGTAAATTATATTATGATTTAATTAATAAAAAAAATCCGTGACTGAAGAATTCTGCTTGAATTATTTTATAA
- a CDS encoding ribonuclease J, with the protein MNEENKEINKNKTTTTKPASIIQKTTAPNIIKNKFPTKVFALGGLEEVGKNTYCIEHDEELIILDAGVKFPSSTMLGVDAVIPNYNYLKENQRKIKALFITHGHEDHIGGIPYLLREVTIPIIYAPRLAAALIRDRLKEAKLEQTTIVKEVDNMSVIKTKNFKINFFAVNHSIPDAFGISVVTPNGKVVSTGDYKFDWTPLGHRSDIERMANMGQEGVMLLMADSTNAEVEGYTQTETKIIKNIAELFVKAKGRILISTFASNVHRIQHIVEIANKYGRKILVFGRSLDRIIKIIRQMGHLKISDKAFIKANDAKNYKDNEILIICTGSQGEPMAALSRIANNQHQHISITPGDTVIFSSSPIPGNQADVERVINKLVRAGAIVQENSPLNQIHTSGHASQEEQKLLFTLLKPKYFIPMHGDYRMLRQHGETASSVNVPKENVFICANGDQIELLNGTAAIGKRIEAEAVYVDGKDLSGQTTAVVRDREILSKDGLIAVVISIDSQNNQLLTPPRIISRGSFYVKESGNIINESIRLATEAVNEVLKTQKPTFGALKNAIKQSLSPFIYRYKRRNPLIIPVILNKK; encoded by the coding sequence ATGAATGAAGAAAACAAAGAAATCAATAAAAATAAAACAACAACTACAAAACCAGCTAGTATAATACAAAAAACAACAGCACCAAATATTATTAAAAACAAGTTTCCAACAAAGGTCTTTGCCTTAGGAGGTTTAGAAGAAGTTGGTAAAAATACATACTGTATTGAACATGATGAAGAGTTAATCATACTTGATGCTGGAGTTAAATTCCCTAGTTCAACAATGCTTGGAGTAGATGCTGTTATTCCAAATTACAATTATTTGAAAGAAAATCAGCGAAAAATAAAAGCGCTATTTATTACACATGGTCATGAGGATCATATTGGCGGAATTCCCTACTTATTAAGAGAAGTGACAATTCCAATCATTTATGCCCCTCGGTTAGCTGCTGCTTTAATTCGTGACCGATTAAAAGAAGCAAAGTTAGAGCAAACCACTATTGTTAAAGAAGTTGACAATATGAGTGTTATTAAAACTAAAAACTTTAAAATTAACTTTTTTGCTGTTAACCATAGTATTCCTGATGCCTTTGGAATTTCAGTTGTTACCCCAAATGGAAAAGTAGTCTCAACAGGAGACTATAAATTTGACTGAACACCATTAGGACATCGTTCTGATATTGAACGAATGGCAAATATGGGGCAAGAAGGTGTTATGTTACTAATGGCAGACAGTACAAATGCTGAAGTTGAAGGATATACTCAAACTGAAACAAAAATTATTAAAAATATTGCCGAATTATTTGTGAAAGCAAAAGGACGAATCTTAATTTCAACTTTTGCTTCAAATGTTCACCGAATTCAACATATTGTTGAAATTGCTAATAAATATGGTCGCAAAATTTTAGTTTTCGGAAGAAGTTTAGATCGAATTATTAAAATTATCCGCCAAATGGGACATTTAAAAATCTCTGATAAAGCTTTTATTAAAGCTAATGATGCTAAAAATTATAAAGACAATGAGATTTTAATTATTTGTACTGGAAGTCAGGGTGAGCCTATGGCTGCTTTATCAAGAATTGCAAATAATCAACATCAACATATTTCAATTACTCCTGGTGATACTGTTATTTTTTCATCCTCACCAATTCCTGGTAATCAAGCTGATGTGGAACGTGTTATTAATAAATTGGTTCGTGCTGGTGCAATTGTACAAGAAAATAGTCCTTTGAACCAGATTCATACTTCAGGGCATGCTTCGCAAGAAGAACAAAAATTATTATTTACACTATTAAAACCAAAATACTTTATACCAATGCACGGAGATTATCGAATGTTACGCCAGCACGGTGAAACAGCAAGTAGTGTTAATGTTCCTAAAGAAAACGTTTTTATTTGTGCTAATGGTGATCAAATTGAGTTGTTAAATGGAACGGCAGCCATTGGTAAACGAATTGAAGCTGAAGCAGTTTATGTTGATGGAAAAGACTTGTCTGGTCAAACAACAGCTGTTGTTCGTGACCGTGAGATTTTATCAAAAGATGGCTTAATTGCTGTTGTAATTTCAATTGATTCACAAAATAATCAGTTATTAACCCCACCCCGAATTATTTCACGCGGAAGTTTCTATGTTAAAGAATCAGGGAACATTATAAATGAATCAATTCGATTAGCAACTGAAGCAGTTAATGAAGTTTTAAAAACACAAAAACCAACCTTTGGGGCTCTTAAGAATGCAATCAAACAATCACTATCACCGTTTATTTACCGTTATAAACGTCGTAATCCGCTAATTATTCCTGTAATTTTAAATAAAAAATAA
- the rsmB gene encoding 16S rRNA (cytosine(967)-C(5))-methyltransferase RsmB: MRARELAWDILWKVFAKNKFSNHLLAKTIELNASFTDQDKTLIYRIVYGTLKNKLYLEYIANQFIDNRKTTQKLQVILWMSIYQFRFLDRIPNYAIVNEAVDIAKKLNPKYAGFINATLKKIFESSEDIFEIKLVDETKKLSIKYSFPSSLYLVLRNEYNEEVAQKVMEDNLRIPKIAFRVNTLKITRDELLVKYADYNLSKSLVSPVGVIAEKPVVNSEMFENGLIFIQDEMSMRIAEVLDPQETDRILDMCSAPGGKTTHLSQLMNNKGIIDAYDISEKKLTLIKNNAKRLGITNIHPHLLDARKINLSVQYDKILCDAPCSGLGVIKRKPEIKYHTFTNQKLANLVEIQEQLLEKAYELLKPGGILVYSTCTFEVYENRLQIRNFLAKYNDLEVITAEQTFGYENNTDGFYYCKIRKKDK; this comes from the coding sequence ATGCGAGCGAGAGAATTAGCCTGGGATATTCTGTGGAAAGTTTTTGCAAAAAATAAATTTAGTAATCATTTATTAGCAAAAACAATTGAACTAAACGCCAGTTTTACTGATCAGGATAAAACCTTAATTTATCGAATTGTTTACGGCACGCTTAAAAACAAATTATATTTAGAATATATTGCTAATCAATTTATTGATAATAGAAAAACTACTCAAAAACTACAAGTCATTTTATGAATGAGCATTTATCAATTTCGTTTCTTAGATCGAATTCCAAATTATGCTATTGTTAATGAAGCAGTTGACATTGCAAAAAAACTTAACCCAAAATATGCGGGGTTTATTAATGCTACTTTAAAGAAAATCTTTGAAAGTAGTGAAGATATTTTTGAAATTAAACTTGTTGATGAAACAAAAAAGTTAAGTATTAAATATAGTTTTCCTTCGTCATTATATTTAGTTCTGCGTAATGAATATAATGAGGAAGTTGCTCAAAAAGTAATGGAAGACAATTTAAGAATTCCAAAAATTGCTTTTCGTGTTAATACATTGAAAATTACGCGTGATGAATTATTAGTAAAATATGCTGATTATAATTTGTCAAAAAGTTTGGTTTCACCAGTTGGAGTTATTGCTGAAAAACCCGTTGTTAATTCAGAAATGTTTGAAAATGGTCTGATTTTTATTCAAGATGAAATGAGTATGCGAATTGCGGAAGTGTTAGACCCTCAAGAAACTGACCGTATCTTAGATATGTGTAGTGCTCCGGGTGGCAAAACGACACATTTAAGTCAGTTAATGAATAATAAGGGTATTATTGATGCTTATGATATTAGTGAAAAGAAACTTACTTTAATTAAAAATAATGCGAAACGATTAGGAATTACTAATATTCATCCTCATTTATTAGATGCTAGAAAAATTAATTTATCAGTTCAATATGATAAAATTTTATGTGACGCACCATGTAGTGGACTTGGTGTTATTAAACGAAAACCAGAAATTAAGTATCATACGTTTACAAATCAAAAATTAGCTAATTTAGTAGAAATCCAAGAACAATTATTAGAAAAAGCTTATGAATTATTAAAGCCAGGAGGTATTTTAGTTTATTCTACTTGTACATTTGAAGTATACGAAAATAGATTACAAATTAGAAATTTTTTAGCAAAATATAATGATTTAGAGGTAATTACAGCGGAACAAACTTTTGGTTATGAAAATAATACTGATGGATTTTATTATTGTAAAATTAGAAAAAAAGATAAGTAA
- the argS gene encoding arginine--tRNA ligase, translating into MNTNVKLIEDLLQQYLKAHNLTKEVMIEKPRQEGFGNLSTNLALLLAKDLKKAPHKIAEEIITFIEKNNKTYFKKIEIAGAGFINFTLADEQLHRIINDVLKLQKKYGHSAPKDFIYNLEIVSANPTGFLHIGHARNGAIGDSVARILRAAGYKVQTEYYVNDAGNQINNLAVTVFVSYLNLLGKKTELPPEAYRGDMYDEVAQYFVDHYQDKFIDLTFSEDYKLSDPEVHEMFRKKSVDLFLDIIKKQLKLFRVDIEYYSSEASMYEGGKIQATLEQYAKLNKTYHQEGALWLKTTDFGDDKDRVLVKSNGDLTYITPDLAAHNERLMRTKADKLVNFWGGDHHGYIIRMLAGLQLLGYKKDILDIDMIQMVRLIKDGAEYKMSKRKGTAVWLIDLIEEIGVDPIRYMLVSKSAQSHMDLDIGVLKEHSSKNPVYYAQYATARCNSVLQQAKVNDIKIDDVKTFELLTSQKELDLLNDIDLFNRCIEGAAKLRQPHLICDYLQNIARQFHSYYNESKVINLDNLELTKQRLVFIKVIYQILANAFNLLGVNVIEQM; encoded by the coding sequence ATGAATACGAACGTTAAACTAATTGAAGATCTTTTACAGCAATATTTAAAGGCCCATAATTTAACTAAAGAAGTGATGATTGAAAAACCACGTCAAGAGGGGTTTGGAAATTTATCAACAAATCTGGCTTTGTTATTAGCAAAGGATCTAAAAAAAGCACCACACAAGATTGCAGAAGAAATTATTACTTTTATTGAAAAAAATAATAAAACTTATTTTAAGAAAATTGAAATTGCTGGGGCCGGATTTATTAATTTTACATTAGCTGATGAACAATTACATCGTATTATTAATGATGTTCTAAAGTTACAAAAAAAATATGGTCATTCAGCACCAAAAGATTTTATTTATAATTTAGAAATTGTGTCAGCAAACCCAACCGGGTTTTTACATATTGGCCATGCACGGAACGGGGCAATTGGAGATAGTGTTGCGCGGATTTTACGGGCAGCTGGTTATAAAGTTCAAACGGAATATTATGTTAATGATGCAGGTAATCAAATTAATAATTTAGCGGTGACTGTTTTTGTTAGTTATTTAAATTTACTAGGCAAAAAAACTGAATTGCCACCAGAAGCATATCGTGGTGATATGTATGATGAAGTAGCACAATATTTTGTTGATCATTATCAAGATAAGTTTATTGATTTAACTTTTAGTGAAGATTATAAACTTAGCGATCCAGAAGTGCACGAAATGTTTCGTAAGAAATCGGTTGATTTATTTTTAGATATTATTAAAAAGCAATTAAAATTATTTCGTGTTGATATTGAATATTATTCATCAGAAGCTTCGATGTATGAAGGTGGTAAAATTCAAGCAACATTAGAGCAATATGCTAAATTAAATAAAACATATCATCAAGAGGGGGCATTATGATTAAAGACGACTGATTTTGGTGATGATAAAGATCGTGTTTTAGTTAAATCAAATGGTGATTTAACATATATTACACCTGATTTAGCTGCACATAATGAACGTTTAATGCGAACAAAAGCTGATAAATTAGTTAATTTTTGAGGTGGTGATCACCATGGATATATTATTCGAATGTTAGCTGGTTTACAATTATTAGGTTACAAAAAAGATATTTTAGACATTGATATGATCCAAATGGTGCGTTTAATTAAAGATGGCGCTGAATATAAAATGAGTAAACGAAAAGGAACGGCAGTTTGATTAATTGATTTAATTGAAGAAATTGGGGTTGATCCAATTCGTTATATGTTAGTTTCAAAAAGTGCCCAAAGTCATATGGATTTAGATATTGGAGTTCTAAAAGAACATTCGTCAAAAAATCCTGTTTATTATGCACAATATGCCACAGCACGTTGTAATAGTGTTTTACAACAAGCTAAAGTTAATGATATTAAAATTGATGATGTTAAAACTTTTGAGTTATTAACATCACAAAAAGAATTAGATCTTTTAAATGATATTGATTTGTTTAATCGTTGTATTGAAGGGGCAGCAAAGTTGCGTCAGCCGCATCTAATTTGTGATTATTTACAAAATATTGCGCGTCAATTCCATTCATATTATAATGAATCAAAAGTTATTAATTTAGATAACTTAGAATTAACAAAACAACGTTTAGTTTTTATTAAAGTAATTTATCAAATCTTAGCAAATGCCTTTAATTTATTAGGGGTTAATGTTATTGAACAGATGTAA
- a CDS encoding alanine--tRNA ligase-related protein: protein MNNEQIELLWTNLKKQDNKVTLPLTKFHGYQQTTDNGTVLALFNETGHPVEQLNGVGFIAFDHTVFYALGGGQISDTGVLIKDNNKIIVFDLNKQIYQKVYLHLVDTQGTTVRLNDMLEQKIDEERRIKLTKNHTAQHLLSYTIEQILNDGEITDSVQIKIDYALLAMNRVDNWLDIVLTARHKIVTDLINHNIAKIEHQMPLAKAVELKIVHPNFEYDPIVRVVEFPTATIDLCGGTHVNNLQEINFFEIWDCWVDKKKVRIQFSTNKTATEAYFTDWINQKRTALEQSVKKIKGYDPTFTFVIPDFLVPTTLIEKNKLNLEIEKLEKELNETAKAKYKILLQTIDEITFPFKAITVNHNLTTHEIMINDEKITLELVRNKLNKYVQEYQNTLIIFVNTALKYGFISFSKKNETEFNLNNFLQTNKAHFSIVGGGTPFFISFTYQNEINAFLEHLLTTLPK, encoded by the coding sequence ATGAATAATGAACAAATTGAATTATTATGAACTAACTTAAAAAAACAAGACAATAAAGTCACTCTTCCCTTAACAAAATTTCACGGATATCAACAAACAACTGATAACGGAACTGTTTTAGCACTTTTCAATGAAACTGGTCATCCCGTTGAACAATTAAACGGAGTTGGTTTTATTGCCTTTGATCATACTGTTTTTTATGCTCTTGGTGGGGGACAAATTTCAGATACTGGTGTTTTAATAAAAGACAACAATAAAATTATCGTCTTTGATCTTAATAAACAAATCTATCAAAAAGTATATCTACATCTTGTTGACACGCAAGGAACAACCGTTAGACTTAATGACATGTTAGAACAAAAAATTGATGAAGAACGGCGAATTAAACTTACTAAAAATCATACTGCCCAACACCTCTTATCATATACTATTGAACAAATTTTAAATGATGGTGAAATAACAGACTCAGTTCAAATTAAGATTGACTATGCGTTATTGGCCATGAATAGAGTTGATAATTGATTAGATATTGTTTTGACAGCTCGTCATAAAATTGTTACTGATTTAATTAACCATAACATTGCCAAAATTGAGCATCAAATGCCACTTGCTAAAGCAGTAGAATTAAAAATAGTCCATCCAAATTTTGAATATGATCCAATTGTCCGGGTGGTTGAATTTCCGACTGCAACAATTGATTTGTGCGGTGGTACACATGTTAATAATTTACAAGAAATTAATTTTTTTGAAATTTGAGATTGTTGAGTTGATAAAAAGAAAGTTCGCATCCAATTTTCAACGAATAAAACAGCAACCGAAGCATACTTTACTGATTGAATTAATCAGAAAAGAACCGCTTTAGAACAAAGCGTAAAAAAAATTAAGGGTTATGACCCAACCTTTACTTTTGTAATCCCTGATTTCCTTGTTCCAACAACTTTAATTGAAAAAAATAAATTGAATCTTGAAATTGAAAAATTGGAAAAAGAGTTAAATGAAACAGCAAAAGCAAAATATAAAATATTATTGCAAACAATTGACGAAATTACTTTTCCTTTTAAAGCAATTACTGTTAATCATAACTTAACAACACACGAAATTATGATTAATGATGAGAAAATAACACTTGAATTAGTTCGCAATAAATTAAATAAATATGTACAAGAATATCAAAATACTTTAATTATTTTTGTTAATACCGCTTTAAAATACGGTTTTATTAGTTTCAGCAAAAAGAACGAAACTGAATTTAATCTTAATAATTTCTTGCAAACAAATAAAGCACATTTCAGCATTGTTGGTGGTGGCACACCATTTTTTATTAGTTTTACATATCAAAATGAAATTAATGCATTCTTAGAACATTTATTAACAACATTGCCAAAATAA
- the rsmD gene encoding 16S rRNA (guanine(966)-N(2))-methyltransferase RsmD: MRVIRGKYKGYQIKTLEGMNTRPMTARVKEDMFNILDNYFIYETKTGLDIFAGSGQLGIEGLSRGLQQCYFNDFHQGAFQVITENLQNLKIENGRVLQYDYNVLLNWMIQNKITIDILFLDPPFKQIQYYYDIITTILKNNIINNYGIIVCESNQELSFVQFDLVMLRYKKYKKKYLYILRLEKGEN, encoded by the coding sequence ATGCGCGTAATTAGGGGGAAATATAAGGGTTATCAAATTAAAACATTAGAAGGAATGAATACTCGCCCAATGACGGCACGAGTTAAAGAAGATATGTTTAATATTTTAGATAACTATTTTATTTATGAAACTAAAACTGGTTTAGATATTTTTGCTGGGAGTGGACAGTTGGGAATTGAAGGTTTATCACGCGGGCTGCAACAATGTTATTTTAATGATTTTCATCAAGGCGCTTTTCAGGTGATTACAGAAAATCTTCAGAATCTAAAAATTGAAAACGGTAGAGTATTGCAGTATGACTATAATGTGTTATTAAATTGAATGATTCAAAATAAAATAACAATTGATATTTTATTTTTAGACCCCCCATTTAAGCAAATTCAATATTATTATGATATTATTACTACAATATTGAAAAACAATATTATAAATAACTATGGAATAATAGTTTGTGAATCAAATCAAGAACTATCATTTGTTCAATTTGACTTAGTGATGTTACGTTATAAAAAATATAAAAAAAAGTATTTATATATACTACGTTTAGAAAAAGGAGAAAATTAA